A window from Enterocloster bolteae encodes these proteins:
- a CDS encoding 2-oxoacid:acceptor oxidoreductase family protein, producing the protein MINRLMIAGFGGQGVMMIGKLIGECAMEQGLYATFFPSYGAEQRGGTANCTVIQSDRMIGSPTSNKLDVLCALNQPSMVDFLPRLRPGGTLLVNSSIVDTSGVSRDDIQIVKVDIDNMAYELGNRKVANVIMFAAYMALTNTIPADKAEEIAMHKLGRKPELIELNRRAFRAGMDVIEKLKEAGECR; encoded by the coding sequence ATGATTAACCGATTAATGATAGCGGGCTTTGGCGGCCAGGGTGTTATGATGATAGGAAAACTGATTGGTGAGTGCGCCATGGAACAGGGGCTTTACGCTACCTTTTTCCCATCCTATGGGGCGGAGCAAAGGGGAGGAACCGCAAACTGTACTGTGATTCAGTCTGACAGGATGATTGGTTCCCCTACTTCCAACAAACTGGATGTGCTGTGCGCCCTGAACCAGCCCTCAATGGTGGATTTCCTTCCCAGGCTCAGGCCGGGCGGAACACTGCTGGTAAACAGCTCCATTGTGGACACATCCGGTGTGAGCCGTGATGATATACAGATAGTAAAGGTGGATATCGACAATATGGCTTACGAGCTGGGAAACCGGAAGGTGGCTAATGTCATTATGTTCGCAGCGTATATGGCTCTGACGAACACCATTCCCGCAGACAAGGCAGAGGAGATTGCCATGCATAAGCTGGGCAGGAAACCGGAGCTGATTGAACTGAACCGCAGGGCATTCAGGGCTGGAATGGATGTGATTGAGAAATTAAAGGAGGCAGGTGAGTGCCGATGA
- a CDS encoding SLC13 family permease, producing MKSVNTRKYCLSILCILIGLVIGLIRPPGELTVESMRYLGIFMTAVLLLILQLYPAPLVALFACIAFVAFHVCTFPEAFSAWSGDTMWTVILMMIFATGIAKTGLIDRIAYNIIKFFPATYTGMVVAIMATSTILSPIVPNSYSKCAVLGPFAASVAKANNIKKGSRAAAGLFCAFFVPAAIHTMAFLTGSAMTFVLIGMMGDGYAFSWTEWFVCCSPWFIVNLVLTFLFIQVYYKPKEKLNISKELIHQKIAELKPMSSDEKAAAGILAVSILLWITGSYTGLKAYTVAALAFCAMFLKGIFTMKDFQDMVPWGGLITLVASLLSISALLNVVGVNNWLASVAAPVIIRFIPNVYVFIILLCISTYLLRYLECTGLATLAIIAAIFLPIGAPLGIHPFITLFADYLAMLVWNLSFHNPYYLQAEAVVDGLITHKNVVSMSHAYMVIHILGLLASVPLWRYLGMC from the coding sequence ATGAAATCTGTAAATACAAGAAAATATTGTTTGAGCATCCTGTGCATATTGATTGGCCTTGTGATTGGCCTGATTCGGCCGCCCGGAGAATTGACCGTGGAAAGCATGCGGTACCTGGGTATTTTTATGACCGCTGTCCTTCTGCTGATTCTGCAGCTGTACCCGGCGCCTCTGGTTGCCTTATTTGCCTGCATAGCATTTGTTGCATTCCATGTCTGTACGTTTCCGGAAGCATTTTCTGCCTGGAGCGGCGACACCATGTGGACGGTCATCCTGATGATGATTTTTGCCACCGGCATTGCCAAGACAGGTCTTATTGACCGGATTGCATACAATATCATCAAGTTTTTCCCAGCCACCTATACGGGCATGGTAGTAGCCATCATGGCCACCTCCACAATTTTGTCGCCCATTGTACCTAATTCCTATTCCAAATGCGCGGTTCTGGGACCGTTTGCCGCATCTGTTGCAAAGGCTAATAACATCAAAAAGGGAAGCAGGGCTGCCGCAGGACTGTTCTGTGCATTCTTTGTTCCGGCCGCCATCCATACTATGGCCTTTCTGACAGGCAGCGCCATGACCTTTGTGCTGATTGGTATGATGGGTGATGGGTATGCCTTCAGCTGGACAGAATGGTTTGTATGCTGCTCCCCATGGTTTATCGTAAACCTGGTATTGACATTCCTCTTTATACAGGTCTACTATAAGCCGAAAGAAAAGCTGAACATTTCAAAGGAACTGATACACCAGAAAATAGCGGAATTAAAGCCCATGAGCAGTGATGAGAAGGCTGCGGCCGGCATCCTCGCTGTCTCCATCCTGCTCTGGATTACCGGATCCTATACAGGACTTAAGGCCTACACGGTTGCGGCCCTTGCCTTCTGCGCCATGTTTCTTAAAGGAATATTTACCATGAAGGACTTTCAGGACATGGTACCCTGGGGCGGGCTGATTACTCTGGTAGCCTCCCTGCTTTCCATTTCCGCCCTGCTCAATGTAGTGGGAGTCAACAACTGGCTGGCCAGCGTGGCGGCTCCTGTCATTATCCGGTTCATACCAAACGTGTATGTGTTTATCATCCTTTTGTGTATCAGCACCTACCTGCTGCGATACCTGGAGTGTACCGGATTGGCCACCCTTGCCATCATCGCTGCCATATTCCTTCCCATAGGAGCTCCTTTGGGAATCCATCCCTTCATCACCCTGTTTGCGGATTACCTTGCCATGCTGGTATGGAATCTTTCCTTCCACAATCCCTATTACCTTCAGGCCGAGGCAGTGGTGGACGGTCTGATTACCCATAAAAATGTAGTCTCCATGTCCCATGCCTATATGGTCATACATATACTAGGGCTGCT
- a CDS encoding RraA family protein, with product MSVGKRIYLKREMPDMEVMNQFKSIPASNTADVMGRSCAMNPRIRLVSSPKAQMMVGPAYTVKCRAGDNLALHAALSMCNEGDVIVVSNEEDSTRALIGEVMMAYLRYTKKVAGIVLDGPIRDIDEIGKWDFPVYCTGTTPGGPYKEGPGEVNVPIACGGISVNPGDIILADPDGVIVIPRKDAAVILEEARKFQAADEAKLEASKNGTAKREWVDKALEAKGFEIIDDVYRP from the coding sequence ATGTCAGTAGGGAAACGTATTTATCTAAAAAGAGAGATGCCGGACATGGAGGTAATGAACCAGTTTAAGTCCATACCGGCCTCCAACACAGCGGATGTCATGGGAAGGAGCTGTGCCATGAACCCGCGCATCCGCCTGGTCAGCAGCCCAAAGGCGCAGATGATGGTGGGACCTGCCTACACGGTTAAATGCAGGGCGGGTGACAATCTGGCCCTGCACGCAGCCCTCAGCATGTGCAATGAGGGGGATGTGATTGTGGTTTCCAATGAGGAGGACAGTACAAGAGCCCTGATTGGCGAGGTCATGATGGCATATCTGCGGTATACAAAGAAGGTGGCGGGCATTGTTCTGGACGGTCCAATCCGCGACATCGACGAGATTGGCAAATGGGATTTTCCGGTTTACTGTACGGGAACCACCCCGGGCGGTCCTTACAAGGAGGGACCGGGCGAGGTCAATGTACCAATAGCCTGCGGAGGAATCAGTGTGAACCCGGGCGACATCATCCTGGCAGATCCGGACGGTGTCATCGTCATTCCGCGCAAGGACGCAGCGGTCATTCTGGAGGAAGCCAGGAAATTCCAGGCAGCAGATGAGGCCAAGCTGGAAGCTTCCAAAAACGGCACAGCCAAACGTGAGTGGGTGGACAAGGCGCTGGAGGCAAAGGGATTTGAAATTATTGACGATGTTTACAGGCCATAA
- a CDS encoding LysR family transcriptional regulator, with protein sequence MDTLSLYYFSELAKDLHITRTANRLFISQQTLSNHIMRLEEYYGVKLLNRKPSLSLTYAGEYVLSFAETMNRENANLMDILADIQKQKRGLILFGASTLRMSASLPDILPEFSSRYPNVEIRITDMNSKRLEQLILSGDLDLAIVISGGEHPSIEEKPLMSDQIYLCAADTLLRKYYGDGTEDLKRKARNMADVKDFSRLPFCILNNRMGQNIQKCFDEAGFVPNIYTTSAYVQISTSIGLKGLAACFATRNSILNQKGEISEDINVFPLYCKGEPLLQQISVIHHKDRYLSTYTQYFQELILKYFHEVEQIPIEELVNSSSISLQ encoded by the coding sequence ATGGATACACTAAGCCTGTATTACTTCTCGGAGCTTGCCAAGGATCTGCACATCACCCGCACTGCCAACCGTTTATTTATATCCCAGCAGACACTGAGCAACCATATCATGAGACTGGAGGAATATTACGGGGTAAAGCTGCTGAACCGTAAGCCCTCCCTCTCCCTTACATATGCCGGAGAGTATGTACTGTCATTTGCAGAGACCATGAACCGTGAAAACGCAAACCTTATGGATATTCTGGCAGATATACAGAAGCAGAAACGGGGCCTTATCCTGTTCGGCGCCAGCACCCTGCGCATGAGCGCCAGCCTGCCTGATATCCTGCCTGAGTTCTCATCCCGGTATCCCAATGTGGAAATCCGTATCACCGACATGAACTCCAAGCGGCTGGAACAGTTGATTCTGAGCGGAGACCTGGACCTGGCCATCGTCATATCCGGGGGCGAACATCCCAGTATAGAGGAAAAACCCCTGATGTCCGACCAGATTTACCTTTGTGCTGCCGATACACTGCTTCGGAAATATTATGGCGACGGGACAGAGGATTTAAAACGAAAGGCCCGAAACATGGCGGATGTAAAAGATTTCTCCAGGCTGCCTTTTTGTATTCTCAATAACCGCATGGGTCAGAATATCCAGAAATGCTTTGACGAGGCCGGATTTGTCCCCAACATTTACACCACCAGCGCCTATGTGCAGATCAGCACATCCATCGGCCTAAAAGGCCTTGCCGCATGCTTCGCCACCCGCAACAGCATATTGAACCAGAAGGGTGAAATCTCTGAGGATATCAATGTATTTCCGCTGTACTGCAAGGGAGAGCCCCTCCTTCAGCAGATATCCGTGATTCATCACAAGGACCGCTATCTCTCCACCTATACGCAGTATTTTCAGGAACTGATACTAAAATATTTCCATGAGGTTGAGCAGATTCCGATTGAGGAACTGGTAAACTCGTCCTCTATTTCACTGCAGTAA
- the vorB gene encoding 3-methyl-2-oxobutanoate dehydrogenase subunit VorB has translation MERKFMKGNEAIAEAAVRAGCRFYAGYPITPQSEVPEYLSRALPKAGGIFVQGESEVASINMVYGAAAGGTLAMTSTSGPGISLMAEGISSLAAARVPSVIVDIMRAGPGTGVMKPAQSDYFQINRASGHGGYQTINYAPATIQEAVDLVTKAFDVTQKYRMPVFVFADSLVGGLMEAVTLPEAKEPPRTPEWAVVGKGYHGGRPNIVLNASFVEEQQMKKALEWAEIYEGWKKDEVMVEEYMTEDAEFILTAYGSCGRICHTCVDELREAGYRAGLIRPITTNPFPSDAYRKIADKARFILDVEMAIPALMAQDVELAVGGRLPVYTCLTTGGVIVDADDVAERAIRLVKGE, from the coding sequence ATGGAAAGAAAATTTATGAAAGGCAATGAAGCCATTGCGGAAGCAGCGGTCAGAGCCGGATGCCGGTTTTACGCCGGTTATCCCATTACGCCTCAGAGTGAGGTGCCTGAGTATCTGTCACGGGCACTGCCAAAAGCAGGGGGGATATTTGTACAGGGAGAAAGCGAAGTGGCCTCCATCAACATGGTTTACGGGGCAGCGGCAGGAGGAACTCTTGCCATGACCTCTACATCCGGACCGGGAATCAGCCTGATGGCAGAGGGAATCTCATCCCTGGCAGCTGCCAGGGTGCCGTCGGTGATTGTGGACATCATGAGAGCCGGCCCCGGAACCGGGGTTATGAAGCCGGCCCAGTCCGATTATTTCCAGATTAACCGCGCATCGGGCCATGGCGGTTATCAGACTATTAACTATGCGCCGGCTACCATCCAGGAAGCAGTGGACCTGGTAACAAAGGCTTTTGATGTGACACAGAAATACCGTATGCCGGTGTTTGTCTTTGCAGACAGCTTAGTGGGCGGACTGATGGAGGCAGTGACGCTGCCGGAGGCAAAAGAACCGCCCAGGACCCCGGAATGGGCTGTAGTGGGCAAGGGATACCATGGCGGCCGGCCCAATATTGTGCTGAATGCCTCCTTTGTGGAGGAACAGCAGATGAAAAAGGCACTGGAGTGGGCTGAAATCTATGAGGGTTGGAAAAAGGATGAGGTCATGGTGGAGGAGTATATGACAGAGGATGCCGAATTTATTCTCACTGCATACGGTTCCTGCGGCCGTATCTGCCATACCTGCGTGGATGAGCTCCGGGAGGCAGGGTACAGGGCTGGTCTCATACGCCCCATTACCACCAATCCGTTCCCGTCGGACGCCTACAGAAAAATAGCGGATAAGGCCAGGTTTATCCTGGATGTGGAGATGGCCATTCCCGCGCTCATGGCTCAGGATGTGGAGCTGGCAGTGGGCGGCCGTCTGCCTGTTTACACGTGTCTGACGACCGGCGGTGTCATCGTGGATGCGGATGATGTGGCAGAGCGGGCTATCCGTCTTGTGAAAGGAGAGTAG
- a CDS encoding cadmium resistance transporter: MSSIVTTSIVSFISTNIDNIFVMMVLYAKVDETFKKKYVVIGQYLAIGILTAISLSAAFGLNFVPQKYVGLLGFIPIALGVKEWISYKRPAQNKSNRKEFPLETEKTEAAHPNKLQNILRNVTSMASKIVKPEILSVALVGVANGADNIGVYIPLFTGYSSIQVIITIIVFVLMMAVWCFLGEKITDFPKIKAIIQTYKYFAVPAVFVGLGIYIIIKSGLIT; the protein is encoded by the coding sequence ATGAGCAGCATAGTAACTACATCTATTGTTTCATTTATCAGTACCAACATAGATAATATTTTTGTCATGATGGTGCTCTATGCCAAGGTTGACGAAACTTTTAAAAAGAAATATGTTGTCATTGGGCAATATCTTGCTATTGGCATACTGACAGCAATAAGCCTGTCAGCCGCTTTCGGCCTCAACTTTGTTCCGCAAAAATACGTCGGTCTGCTCGGTTTTATACCGATTGCTTTAGGCGTCAAAGAATGGATATCATACAAAAGACCTGCCCAAAACAAATCCAATCGTAAAGAATTTCCGTTGGAAACAGAAAAAACCGAAGCTGCCCACCCCAACAAGCTGCAGAATATATTGCGGAATGTAACATCTATGGCCAGTAAAATCGTAAAGCCTGAAATTTTAAGCGTTGCTCTCGTAGGCGTGGCAAATGGAGCTGATAATATTGGCGTTTATATTCCATTGTTTACTGGCTATTCATCAATACAGGTCATTATAACTATCATTGTGTTTGTTTTAATGATGGCGGTTTGGTGCTTCCTGGGAGAAAAGATAACCGATTTCCCCAAGATAAAAGCAATCATTCAAACGTATAAGTATTTTGCCGTACCGGCTGTCTTTGTTGGACTTGGTATATACATCATTATCAAAAGCGGGTTAATAACGTGA
- a CDS encoding thiamine pyrophosphate-dependent enzyme — MEKVYSRPESLDITNNKFCPGCMHSTFIKLCMQVIDELGIADRAVVVQPIGCANNSSPCIKIDQGCALHGRAPAYATGLKRCNPDSIVFTYQGDGDLSSIGFAEVMHAANRGENICVFYVNNCNYGMTGGQMSPTTLIGQKTTTCVEGRRADLTGYPMHMAEMIAALRGVVYSGRFALDTPANIRKAKEALRKAFQNQMDNKGFSFVEMLSNCPTNWGLSPLESVKMLQEKVMKEFPLGIYKDSEEEAAE; from the coding sequence ATGGAAAAAGTATACAGCAGACCTGAAAGCCTTGATATAACAAATAATAAATTCTGTCCCGGCTGCATGCACAGTACGTTCATCAAGCTATGTATGCAGGTGATTGATGAACTGGGCATTGCGGACCGGGCAGTGGTTGTACAGCCCATTGGATGTGCCAATAACAGTTCACCATGCATTAAAATCGATCAGGGATGCGCGCTCCACGGCCGTGCTCCTGCCTATGCCACCGGATTAAAACGCTGTAATCCGGACAGCATCGTATTTACATATCAGGGAGACGGAGACTTAAGCTCCATCGGATTTGCGGAGGTGATGCATGCTGCCAACCGGGGAGAGAATATCTGTGTGTTCTACGTGAACAACTGTAATTACGGAATGACAGGAGGCCAGATGTCGCCCACCACCCTGATTGGACAAAAGACCACCACCTGTGTGGAGGGACGAAGGGCGGATTTGACAGGATATCCCATGCATATGGCAGAAATGATAGCGGCCTTAAGGGGCGTAGTGTACTCAGGACGTTTTGCCCTGGATACGCCGGCCAATATACGAAAGGCCAAAGAGGCCCTGCGCAAGGCATTCCAAAACCAGATGGACAACAAGGGATTCTCCTTTGTGGAGATGTTAAGCAACTGTCCCACCAACTGGGGACTGTCACCGCTTGAAAGCGTAAAGATGCTTCAGGAGAAGGTTATGAAGGAATTTCCGTTGGGTATTTATAAGGACAGCGAAGAGGAGGCGGCAGAATGA
- a CDS encoding 4Fe-4S binding protein, translating to MAKLEISRESCKSCELCVSVCPKKVLEIGGEINKKGYRYVVDAHPEACIACCMCAQVCPDCVIEVFK from the coding sequence ATGGCAAAACTTGAAATCAGCAGGGAAAGCTGCAAAAGCTGCGAATTATGCGTAAGCGTATGTCCGAAGAAGGTCCTGGAGATCGGAGGGGAAATCAATAAAAAGGGCTACCGGTATGTAGTGGACGCCCATCCGGAAGCATGCATCGCGTGCTGTATGTGCGCCCAGGTATGTCCTGACTGTGTCATTGAAGTGTTTAAATGA
- a CDS encoding acetyl-CoA hydrolase/transferase family protein yields MNRYLEQYKAKQCTVDDALAAIRDGDFVATSGGVNAPLLFYKNLHRIAPRLREGFDFFYGTTYKKGDFEFLDSVECKEKIHTLSGFVLSGDEREYIRQGHVDYVPTHYHSQGSKMIQARGGLDVYVAAVCPMDERTGYFRTSLSNVNETDFRNAAKKIYLEVVPSLPVIYGNNEIHISEVEGIYEYDHPLETMDPLPFGEVEKQIGEYVAELVEDGSTIQLGIGAIPDAVAHAFLDKKDLGVHTEMITNSILELVEAGAVNGRKKSINRGIIVGAFSRGSQRLYDFMDHNPCVAMNPCSYVNNPHVIARNYKMVSVNTAMGIDLLGQVSSESIGPMQYSGSGGQVDTVTGAIHATGGKSIIALASTAKNGTLSKICLSHAPGTAVTLSRNDVDYVATEYGIVRLSGRTVRERAKLLISIAHPRLRDELTAQAKSMGFLL; encoded by the coding sequence ATGAACCGGTATCTGGAACAATATAAGGCAAAGCAGTGTACGGTAGACGATGCCCTGGCTGCCATCAGGGACGGGGACTTTGTGGCTACCAGCGGAGGTGTGAACGCGCCGCTGCTGTTTTATAAGAACCTCCACAGGATTGCGCCCAGGCTCAGGGAAGGTTTTGACTTCTTTTACGGAACCACATATAAAAAAGGGGATTTTGAATTTCTGGACAGCGTGGAATGCAAAGAGAAGATACATACCCTGTCCGGCTTTGTTCTCTCCGGTGATGAGCGGGAATATATACGGCAGGGCCATGTGGACTATGTGCCAACCCACTACCACAGCCAGGGGAGCAAGATGATTCAGGCCAGGGGAGGTTTGGACGTGTACGTGGCGGCAGTGTGCCCCATGGATGAGAGGACAGGGTATTTCCGCACGTCCCTGTCCAATGTAAATGAAACAGATTTCCGCAACGCCGCGAAGAAAATTTATCTGGAGGTAGTCCCCAGCCTTCCTGTTATCTATGGAAACAACGAAATTCACATCAGCGAGGTGGAGGGAATCTATGAATATGACCATCCCCTGGAGACCATGGATCCCCTTCCCTTCGGAGAGGTGGAAAAACAGATAGGAGAATATGTGGCGGAGCTGGTGGAAGACGGTTCCACCATACAATTGGGAATCGGCGCAATCCCGGATGCAGTGGCCCATGCCTTTCTGGACAAGAAGGATCTGGGAGTCCACACAGAGATGATTACAAACAGCATTCTGGAGCTGGTGGAAGCCGGGGCTGTAAACGGACGGAAAAAGAGTATTAACCGGGGCATCATCGTAGGCGCCTTCAGCCGCGGATCCCAGAGGCTCTACGATTTTATGGACCACAATCCCTGTGTTGCCATGAATCCATGCAGCTATGTGAACAATCCCCATGTAATTGCCCGGAATTATAAGATGGTTTCCGTCAATACGGCCATGGGAATTGATTTGCTGGGCCAGGTATCCTCCGAGAGTATTGGTCCCATGCAGTACAGCGGAAGCGGAGGCCAGGTGGATACGGTAACAGGTGCCATCCATGCCACGGGCGGCAAGTCCATCATTGCTCTGGCATCCACCGCAAAAAACGGGACTTTGTCAAAGATATGCCTATCCCATGCACCCGGTACAGCCGTGACCCTCTCCAGAAATGATGTGGATTATGTTGCCACGGAATACGGTATCGTCCGTCTGAGCGGTAGGACGGTGAGGGAGCGCGCAAAGCTTCTAATCAGCATAGCGCATCCCAGGCTCCGGGATGAACTGACAGCCCAGGCTAAATCAATGGGATTCCTTCTGTAG
- a CDS encoding Na/Pi cotransporter family protein has translation MSIHSFFSLLGGLALFLYGMQMMSTNLEAAAGSRMKQILERLTANRFLGVFVGAGITAIIQSSSATTVMVVGFVNSQLMTLKQAVWIIMGANIGTTVTGQLIALDIGAIAPLIAFAGVALILFVKQKKVQFAGGIIAGLGILFLGMGMMSAAMIPLRDSQHFVNLMTKFSNPFLGILAGAAFTAIIQSSSASVGILQALAVSGLIGLDSAVFVLFGQNIGTCITAVLASIGANRDAKRTTLIHLIFNVIGTTVFTLICLVSPFTQWMASFTPDNPAAQIANVHTLFNIVTTLLLLPFGTQLARISEKLLPDKPQKTTDEERWFEDLLASEHVLGVSVIARKQLNEDISRMLALAASNVETSFLAFEHRDEYELEQIQKREEEIDLYNAQLSRRISRVLAVENSPSEVNALNRMFSIIGNVERIGDHATNIAGYARTMMERRLELSSQASVELADMRTSCMRAVNLICSACCVDFTFAPEQESPDKRGSLTEHDAPAEHISLPQHASLLEQALLLEQDIDSRTARYRSNQIERMRKGKCHVETSILYSEILTDYERIGDHAFNIAQALDKLDEN, from the coding sequence GTGAGTATTCATTCGTTTTTCAGTCTATTAGGAGGACTGGCATTATTTTTGTACGGCATGCAGATGATGAGCACCAATCTGGAAGCCGCAGCCGGAAGCCGCATGAAGCAGATTCTGGAGCGGCTGACTGCCAACCGGTTTTTAGGCGTGTTCGTGGGAGCCGGAATCACTGCTATCATCCAGTCCTCATCCGCCACAACCGTCATGGTGGTAGGCTTCGTCAACTCCCAGCTCATGACGCTCAAACAGGCTGTCTGGATCATCATGGGCGCCAATATCGGGACCACCGTGACCGGCCAGCTCATAGCCCTGGACATCGGGGCCATCGCGCCGTTGATTGCATTTGCAGGTGTTGCCCTGATTCTTTTTGTCAAACAGAAAAAGGTCCAGTTTGCCGGTGGTATTATTGCAGGTCTGGGTATCCTCTTTCTCGGCATGGGAATGATGAGCGCGGCAATGATACCGCTGCGCGATTCCCAGCATTTTGTCAATTTGATGACAAAGTTTTCCAATCCCTTTCTGGGTATTCTGGCCGGAGCAGCTTTTACTGCTATCATACAGTCCTCTTCTGCATCTGTTGGTATCCTTCAGGCTTTGGCTGTAAGCGGATTAATCGGACTGGACAGCGCGGTCTTTGTCCTGTTCGGCCAGAATATCGGCACCTGCATCACGGCAGTCCTGGCCTCTATCGGGGCAAACCGCGACGCGAAACGGACCACCCTGATTCACCTGATATTCAATGTCATTGGCACAACTGTGTTTACCCTGATCTGCCTGGTGTCCCCCTTTACACAGTGGATGGCCTCGTTCACACCGGACAATCCCGCGGCGCAGATTGCCAATGTACATACACTGTTTAACATTGTCACAACCCTGCTTCTGTTGCCTTTCGGCACACAGCTTGCGCGGATATCCGAAAAGCTTCTGCCTGATAAGCCGCAGAAAACAACGGATGAGGAGCGCTGGTTTGAGGATTTGCTGGCCTCCGAACATGTACTTGGCGTATCAGTCATAGCAAGGAAGCAGCTGAATGAGGACATCAGCCGGATGCTTGCTCTGGCGGCCTCCAATGTTGAAACCAGTTTTCTGGCTTTTGAGCACAGGGATGAATACGAATTGGAGCAGATTCAAAAACGTGAGGAAGAGATTGATCTTTACAATGCCCAGTTATCCAGAAGGATTTCCAGGGTCCTTGCAGTGGAAAATTCCCCGTCTGAAGTAAATGCGCTTAACCGCATGTTCTCCATCATCGGAAATGTGGAGCGCATCGGCGACCATGCAACAAATATTGCCGGCTATGCCCGGACCATGATGGAGCGCAGGCTGGAGCTTTCTTCCCAGGCATCGGTTGAACTGGCCGATATGAGGACCTCCTGCATGCGCGCCGTAAACCTGATTTGCAGCGCCTGCTGCGTTGATTTCACTTTTGCTCCAGAGCAGGAATCTCCAGATAAACGCGGCTCTCTGACGGAACATGACGCTCCGGCAGAACATATATCCTTACCGCAGCACGCCTCCCTTCTGGAACAGGCCCTGCTGCTGGAACAAGACATTGACAGCCGGACCGCCCGGTACCGCTCCAACCAGATTGAACGCATGCGAAAGGGGAAATGCCATGTGGAGACTTCCATCCTGTATTCGGAAATCCTGACCGATTATGAGCGCATTGGCGACCATGCGTTCAACATTGCCCAGGCACTTGACAAGCTGGATGAAAATTAA
- a CDS encoding M15 family metallopeptidase, whose translation MRDITFCHPRLQHLAGQLIEECGRQGLSIKIGETFRTVAEQDALFAQGRTKPGNIVTNAPGSNYSSYHQWGTAFDIYRNDGAGAYNDSALFFQRVGAIGMSLGLEWGGNWKSIMDNPHFQLPDWGSSTSGIKKVYATPEAFMKTWIPEERTGWIKDNNGWWYRRPDGSYPANAWHTINHHWYLFNKDGYACTSWHRWNGSVCDPEDGSGDWYYFDSTAGGPLEGACWHSRNNGAQGIWFVDTTDTI comes from the coding sequence ATGAGAGACATTACATTTTGCCATCCCCGCCTGCAGCATCTGGCCGGTCAGTTAATAGAGGAGTGCGGCAGACAGGGGTTGAGTATTAAAATAGGCGAGACATTTCGTACTGTGGCGGAGCAGGACGCCCTGTTTGCCCAAGGCAGGACGAAACCGGGGAATATAGTAACCAACGCCCCAGGCAGCAACTACAGCTCCTATCATCAGTGGGGGACAGCATTTGATATTTACAGAAATGATGGGGCTGGAGCTTATAATGATTCTGCTCTATTCTTCCAGCGGGTTGGCGCCATCGGCATGTCCCTGGGCCTGGAATGGGGCGGGAACTGGAAATCCATTATGGATAATCCCCATTTCCAGCTGCCGGACTGGGGAAGTTCCACCAGTGGAATCAAAAAGGTATACGCCACTCCGGAGGCGTTCATGAAGACCTGGATCCCGGAAGAACGTACTGGCTGGATAAAGGACAATAACGGCTGGTGGTACCGTCGGCCGGACGGCAGTTATCCAGCCAACGCATGGCATACCATTAACCATCATTGGTACCTTTTTAATAAAGACGGATATGCCTGTACCAGCTGGCATCGCTGGAATGGTAGCGTGTGCGACCCGGAAGACGGTTCCGGCGATTGGTATTACTTCGACTCCACCGCAGGCGGACCATTGGAAGGTGCCTGCTGGCACAGCCGGAATAACGGGGCGCAGGGGATTTGGTTTGTAGATACGACGGATACTATTTAA